The DNA segment CCCATGAATATTGAAGATATTAAGGCTACTATTAAATATGGTATCGATTTTATTTCAACATGAAGTAAGTATTCTCCTAAGATTAGAATTATTGGAATCATTATTAGGGTTGCAAGTCCATTACTTAATGCGATACTTATAGCGTATAGCTCTCTAGGAATCCCAGTTGCTACCATTAACGAGAATCTACCAGCATTTCTCTCAAAAGCTAACGATTGAGCTACTGATGTTAAAACTCCAACTGAAATATAAAATGTTATAGTTCCAGCAACTATATAAGGAGTTAATGAGTGGATTGAAATATAGCCGAATACCAGCATGAAACCTATTGGGAAGAGGATTGAGAAGAAAAGGAAAACTGGCAAATATGCCTTAATCATTTTTATTTGCATTATTATTAGGTTAACGAATTCAGTCAGCATTTCTAATCACTTGAAGGTAGATCTCTTCTAAACTTGGCATTCTGACCTCAAATTTCCCGTTTAAGTTCATTATTAATCTTTTCAATTCTTCCTCACCTTTTACTTTATATACCTTACCGTTGGCATAGTCTATGACTTCATACCAGTCTGCGAATTTCTCTTTTATTTCTGCAGGTTTCCCTTCAACTATTATTCTTCTACTTAAAAAATATATCCTATCTGCCAACCGCTCAGCTTCATCTAAATAATGTGTGGTTAATAGCATACTTCTACCCTCTCTTTTCATGTCTATTAATATTTCCCATACTTCTCTTCTTGCCTCCGGATCTAAACCCGTAGTAGGCTCATCTAAGATCAAGAGTTTCGGGTCATTTATTAAGGCCATTGCAATTAGCACTCTTCTTTTAAGCCCCCCAGATAAATCCCGCGCTAAAGTATTTCTCTTACTCGATAAATCTAATCTCTTTAATAGTTCTTCTCCCCTATTTTTTATAACCTCTTTAGATACTCCTTTTAATCTTCCCATATAATAAATGTTATCCCATACTGTAAGATCTCCGTACGGTTCACATTCTTGAGGAATAACCCCTAATAATTTCTTTATTTGTCTGTCTGTAGGCTTCTTTCCTAAAACCTTTATCTCTCCCTTATTTGGGGATAACTCTCCATAAATCTGTTTTACTAGTGTTGTCTTTCCAGCACCATTAGGACCTAGAAGGGCTACTATTTCTCCTTCATTGACTGTCATGGAAATATCCTCATTTGCAACTAATTTTCCGTACATCTTCCAAACGTTTTTGACTTCAATCACATTCATATGTATTCCTATTAATTCCATGGCTTTTTTAAATTTTTTGTAAAGTAGCGTTCACAAAATGTTAATAGAGTAGATCGGTTCAATGTGCTGAATAAAAATTCTTTGCTAAATATTTGTATAAGATTATTAACTACTAAAATATTAATATATTTTTGCAAATAAATTGTTATTATAAAAAGCTTATAATGTATGCTCTCATTATATTTTATGATAAGGATAGATTTACCTCAAGACGAAATACCAACAGAATGGTATAATATTTTACCAGATTTACCAGAGGAATTACCTCCACCTATGGATCCTACTGGAAAAGCTTTTGATTTGCTTAAAAAAGTCTTGCCTAGTAAGGTCCTTGAATTAGAATTTAGTAAAGAAAGATATATAAAAATTCCAGAAGAGGTCCTAGATAGATATTTACAAGTCGGAAGACCTACTCCCATAATTAGGGCTAAAAAATTAGAGGAATATCTAGGAAATTCTGTGAAAATTTTCTTAAAAATGGAAAGTTATACTTATACTGGATCTCATAAGATTAACAGCGCTTTAGCCCACGTTTATTATGCAACTTTAGATAACGCTAAGTTCGTTACTACTGAAACTGGTGCAGGTCAATGGGGTTCTGCTGTAGCATTAGCTTCTGCACTATTTAAAATAAAGGCTCATATATTCATGGTTAGAACTAGTTACTTTGCAAAACCATATAGAAAATATATGATGCAAATGTATGGTGCTGAAGTGCATCCATCTCCTTCAGATTTAACGGATTTTGGGAGGGAATTACTATCAAGAGACCCTAATCATCCAGGCTCTTTAGGGATAGCGATTAGTGAGGCTGTAAAATATGCTGAAGAACACGGTGGAAAATACGTGGTAGGCAGTGTTGTAAACTCAGATATAATGTTTAAAACTATAGCGGGTATGGAGGCAATGAGGCAAATGGAAATAGCAGGGGAGGATCCAGACTATATTATAGGAGTAGTAGGAGGTGGTTCAAATTACGCCGCTTTGGCTTATCCATTTTTAGGAGAAGAGCTAAGAAAAGGAAAGATTAGAAGAAAATATATAGCCAGCGGTTCCTTAGAAGTCCCTAAGATGACTAAAGGAGTTTATAAATATGATTATCCAGACACTGCTAAATTACTACCTATGCTTAAGATGTACACTATTGGCTCAGACTTCATTCCCCCACCAGTTTATGCTGGAGGTTTAAGATATCATGCGGTTGCCCCTACTCTTAGTTTCTATTGATGAGCAAAGGAATAGTTGAAGCGAGGGATTACTCTCAAGAAGAAGCATTTAAATGGGCAAAGCTATTTTCAGAAATCGAGGGCTATATTCCAGCTCCAGAAACCTCTCACGCATTACCTATAATAAAGGAGATAGCGGACGAGGCTAAGAAGAGCGGAGAAAAGAAGACTATACTGGTGAGTTTCTCTGGTCATGG comes from the Acidianus infernus genome and includes:
- a CDS encoding ABC transporter permease, translating into MLTEFVNLIIMQIKMIKAYLPVFLFFSILFPIGFMLVFGYISIHSLTPYIVAGTITFYISVGVLTSVAQSLAFERNAGRFSLMVATGIPRELYAISIALSNGLATLIMIPIILILGEYLLHVEIKSIPYLIVALISSIFMGSMMGMTLGLGIKNMYAANQYSVIIGFVLSFFAPVYFPITFIPLPYRYITFLEPTTYVSQALYYSFAGNIESLLWSFGIIVFGFIFVILSRYVVKRQ
- a CDS encoding ABC transporter ATP-binding protein, with the protein product MNVIEVKNVWKMYGKLVANEDISMTVNEGEIVALLGPNGAGKTTLVKQIYGELSPNKGEIKVLGKKPTDRQIKKLLGVIPQECEPYGDLTVWDNIYYMGRLKGVSKEVIKNRGEELLKRLDLSSKRNTLARDLSGGLKRRVLIAMALINDPKLLILDEPTTGLDPEARREVWEILIDMKREGRSMLLTTHYLDEAERLADRIYFLSRRIIVEGKPAEIKEKFADWYEVIDYANGKVYKVKGEEELKRLIMNLNGKFEVRMPSLEEIYLQVIRNAD